The Clostridiales bacterium genome has a segment encoding these proteins:
- a CDS encoding aminopeptidase P family protein, which yields MKNTQELFDGSIDCYFITSQENRFYFSGIKTSFGGLILTKNQKFYITDFRYKYAAEESLPDWELKFIKTSELYNTVKNILQDLRVKTVAFEDKFITHSDYLELTGVLTGFELVPGSDKIETCRMVKTEEEIQLIAEAQRITEKALEATLERLKPKMSERDVCAELIYNMYLNGADGLSFEPIVAMGVNTSKPHHSYSDYRLEKDDLITIDIGCKYKGYCSDMTRTFTLGEPDKKLEEIYNIVKKAQEYALSSIKAGMTGHEADSFAREYITANGYGEEFGHGLGHSLGLFVHENPRLGVGSNIVLKENMVATIEPGIYVQGLGGARIEDLIVIKNDGIENLTHFTKNLKI from the coding sequence ATTAAAACATCTTTTGGCGGATTAATTTTAACCAAAAACCAAAAGTTTTATATAACAGATTTTAGATATAAATACGCGGCGGAAGAATCCTTGCCCGATTGGGAATTAAAATTTATAAAAACTTCAGAATTGTATAATACGGTAAAAAATATTTTACAGGACTTAAGAGTCAAGACCGTAGCGTTTGAGGATAAATTTATAACGCATTCGGATTATTTGGAATTAACCGGCGTTTTGACGGGTTTTGAGTTAGTTCCGGGTTCGGATAAGATTGAAACCTGCCGCATGGTTAAGACCGAAGAAGAAATCCAACTAATCGCCGAAGCGCAGCGGATCACAGAAAAAGCGTTGGAAGCGACTTTGGAACGCCTAAAACCTAAAATGAGCGAGCGAGATGTTTGCGCTGAACTTATTTATAATATGTATCTAAACGGCGCCGACGGATTGAGTTTTGAGCCTATAGTGGCAATGGGCGTTAACACTTCCAAGCCGCACCATAGCTATTCGGATTATAGGCTAGAAAAAGACGACCTTATTACAATAGATATAGGTTGCAAGTATAAAGGCTATTGCTCGGATATGACCCGAACATTTACCTTAGGCGAGCCTGATAAAAAACTTGAAGAAATTTATAACATCGTAAAAAAGGCGCAAGAATACGCGCTGTCAAGCATTAAAGCGGGCATGACAGGGCATGAAGCGGATTCTTTCGCGCGAGAATATATAACCGCCAATGGATATGGCGAAGAATTTGGGCATGGACTCGGGCACTCGTTAGGGCTTTTTGTCCATGAAAATCCGCGCCTTGGAGTAGGTTCCAATATCGTTCTAAAAGAAAATATGGTGGCGACCATTGAACCGGGCATTTATGTGCAAGGTTTGGGCGGCGCGAGGATAGAAGACTTAATAGTTATTAAAAACGATGGGATTGAAAACTTGACCCATTTTACCAAAAACTTAAAAATTTAA